One window of the Nitrososphaerales archaeon genome contains the following:
- a CDS encoding formylmethanofuran dehydrogenase subunit C, translating into IMMAEIILTLKYNLKVPLDASVISPDNFAGRSINEISSLKLWRGNKQVSLGEVFDVKGEAGSTANETNIIINGDLSKARRIGKDMSNGKIVVNGPAGLYVGEGIRGGVIMVNGDAGPWAGVGAKGGLIEIMGNAGDFLASSYRGARSGMEGGTIIVHGNAANEVGGWMKNGTVKIMGNAGIFIGPHMQGGSILVSGDCGGRAGAGMKGGRIVILGYIPSILPGFRIEEIRGSVRIDGDRISGPFYLFNGDYVEDGRGNLFISVNKNQHLKRYEQYIP; encoded by the coding sequence TGATCATGATGGCCGAAATAATTCTCACACTCAAGTATAACCTTAAAGTACCGTTGGATGCATCGGTAATTTCGCCAGATAACTTCGCCGGAAGATCTATCAATGAGATTTCTTCACTGAAGCTGTGGAGAGGGAATAAACAGGTATCTCTCGGTGAAGTCTTCGATGTAAAGGGTGAGGCTGGATCGACAGCGAACGAGACGAATATTATAATCAATGGGGATCTATCGAAGGCGAGGAGGATCGGCAAGGATATGTCGAACGGTAAGATCGTGGTGAATGGTCCTGCAGGCCTATACGTGGGTGAAGGTATTCGTGGGGGTGTGATAATGGTCAATGGTGATGCTGGGCCTTGGGCTGGTGTGGGTGCGAAGGGAGGTTTGATCGAGATCATGGGCAATGCTGGTGACTTCCTCGCCTCCTCTTACCGTGGCGCTAGGAGTGGTATGGAGGGTGGTACGATAATCGTGCATGGTAATGCAGCGAATGAGGTGGGTGGTTGGATGAAGAACGGCACCGTAAAGATCATGGGCAATGCCGGGATCTTTATAGGCCCCCATATGCAAGGTGGATCTATATTGGTATCGGGCGATTGTGGTGGTAGGGCTGGGGCTGGCATGAAGGGCGGTAGGATCGTAATACTGGGCTACATACCATCGATACTGCCCGGTTTTCGAATCGAGGAGATTAGAGGTAGTGTGAGGATAGATGGTGATAGAATATCTGGCCCATTCTACCTATTCAATGGCGATTATGTAGAGGATGGCAGAGGAAACCTATTTATAAGTGTGAATAAGAATCAACATTTAAAACGTTACGAGCAGTATATACCGTAG